Within uncultured Methanobrevibacter sp., the genomic segment TGAAATGGTCAATCAGTTTGCTGATAAAATCTTTGTTTTATACAACGGAGAAATCATATCTGAAGGAGACAAGCACCAGATATTTTCTGATAAAGAATTATTAAAAAAAGCACACCTGAAAGCACCTGTTACAACAGAAATACTATACAAATTAAAAGAAAATGGACTTGACGTTGATACTGAAAAAATCAGTATTGATGAAACTGTTGAGGAAATTTTAAAGGTAAAAAAAGTTTAGTCTGCTGATTTTCTCTTTCTGAATTTATCTTTAAGCTTTTTGATAAATTCAAATTCTTCTTCAAATTCAGGATGGTTTCCAAAACCGCAGTTCGGACAATGTACCTGATGACAGTTATCATGTTTCCCACAGCTAGTGCACCCTCGATTTTCCAGTTGATTTTCATCAAATTCAAAACCGCACATCCTACAAATCATAATAATGCACGCATAAAATTAGTTTTAAAAAAAAATAGAAAAAAATTGAAGATTATTTCACTTCAATATTTGCAGCTTCTTCCTTACGAAGGCAAACGTCATAACCTTTTACATTCATTTCAATCGGATCACCTAAAGTTGCTACTTTTTTAATTTTGATTTTAGCACCTTTAACAAAACCCATACTTAATAAATGTCTCCTTAACTCAACATCACCCTCTTCAAGGAATTTCACCATAGTTACTGTTTCACCAGGTTTTACATCTTTTAATGTTTTCATAATACTCCCCAATAACAATTATTAAAACAATTTTTAGGTACACTTAATTTTATAAAAACTACTATATAAATATTTTAGTCATGACTAAAAATTTATAAAAAATAGATGAATTTGGATTTTGAAAGACAAAACTGCAATCTATCCAAATCCTGCAAGCAAACCTAAATTGTAAATTAAAAATGCAACAATATAAGCTGTTATCAATGTAATTGCAGTCATAACTACAGGCCATTTCCAACTGTTTGACTCCTGTCTGATTACACCAACAGTAGCAAAACAAGGAACATACAATAAACAGAACGCCATGAATGCATATCCGGACAACGGTGTGAAAAGGTCATTAATAACAGAAATGGTTCCTGTTTCATCATCATCTTCAAAACCTCCAAGAGTTGAAAATGTGGATACAACAAGTTCTTTTGCAACCAAACCTGTAAGCAGAGCAATAGCTGCCTGCCAAGTACCAAAACCTAAAGGAGCGAAAATTGGAGCAATTGCAGTACCTATCATACCTAAATAACTGCTTTCCAATCCATAAGTAGCTTCTCCCCCCGGCAAGTAACACAATATCCAAATAACAATGGAAGCAACAAGAATGATAGTACCTGCTTTTCTAAGGAATCCTTTAGTTTTCTCCCAAGTATGCATCAACACTCCTCTGAGGGACGGAATCTTATATGTTGGAAGTTCCATAACAAATGGAGAGGACATTCCCTTAAACATTGTCCTTTTAAGAACAGCTGCAACAAGAAGTGCCAAAAAGATACCCAACAAATAAATTGACAATAGAATTATGCTCTGATTATTTGTAAAGAATGCTGCAACAAAAAGAGAATAAATAGGCAGTCGTGCACTACATGACATGAATGGTATGAGCATCATTGCAAGCAAACGGTCTGATTCATTTTCCATAGTTCTTGTTGCCATAATTGCTGGTACTCCACATCCAAATCCTAAAATCATAGGAATAAATGCCTTTCCATGAAGACCAACCACAACATGCATAAGTTTATCCAATGTAAAAGCTGCTCTTGCCAAATATCCACTATCTTCCAAAATACTTAAAAACAGGAACATAATAACAATTTGCGGTAAAAATACAATTACACCACCTACACCACAAATGATACCCCTATTGAGCAATGAAGCAAGAATCTCATTTCCAACATGATCTCCGACATACTGACCCAACATTGCAAATCCATAATCTAAAAACTCACAAAAAGGGGCAGAAATTGTAAATGTCAAATGGAACAGTAAGAACATTACTCCAAAAAATATGAATGGAGCTAAAATTCTGTTGGTAACAATTTTATCTATCTTATCAGTAGGGGTTTCTTTTTCAACAGCTGGCCTTTTAACAGCTTCAGCCATCAAACCATCAATATAAGCATATCTTGCATTTGCAATAACTTCTTCAGCACTTTCATTGAAAATGGATTGAAGATGGCCAGCAATCTTGTCCAGTTCAGTCATTATTATAGAGCTTTGAGGAGATTTTTTAACCTTATCAATGACAATATGATCCCTTTCCAATAGTTTAATTGCAGTCCAAATTGAAGGAACATCCAATAAATCAGGATCTTTTTCAATTAAAACCTTCAAATCTCCCAAGTGTTCTCTTAATTCATCACCATAAGCTAATTTTAAACTGGAATCGATAGGATTATCTGCCTGCTTTTCTATAGTCTGCAGCAATTCTTCAAAACCATCCCCATTTTTAGCGTTGATTTCAATAACCGGAAACCCTAAAAGTTCGCTCATCAAGTCCATATCAATAATATGTCCTCTTTTTTTAGCAAAATCATTCATATTAACTGCAATAACTAAGTTTGCACCTAATTCCATCATTTGAACTGTTAAATATAAATTACGTTCCAAATTAGCGGCATCAACTACATTAACGATAACATCAGAATCATCATCCACAATGAAATCCCTGGAAACGATTTCTTCCATAGAATGAGCACTTAATGCATAATTTCCAGGCAAATCAACCAATTCATAGTCAAAACCATCATGTGAAAAGTGACCAACCGCCCTTTCAACAGTTTTTCCAGGCCAATTACCTACATGTTGGTGCATTCCAGTTAATTTGTTAAAAACAGAAGTTTTACCCACATTAGGATTTCCTGCCAATCCCACAATTAATTTAGTCATTAATACTCTCCATTATTTAAATAATATAATAATATCTCCCTCTCCTGAAAATATTATTAATCCCCCAAAAAAATTTCAGTTTAAAGATGAAAACCATAAATTAGGTCAACCTAAACATATATTTATTATAAATTCCATATTATATAAACATTTAGCCATTGCCACGAAGAGACTAGAAATTCTAAAAAATAGGTTGATATGATGAGTGATGCAGTCGAACAAGCTAAAGAATATATTAAAAATGAAGAATATGAACAAGCATTAAAATTAGCTAGAAAAAGACATGGAAAAGATGATATCGACGATTACATTAACATCCTAGATTTATTAATTGAGTCCGATTATATTTTAGCACTTGAAGAAAAAGGACTATATTACCAATATTATGATGAAAACCATGACAATGGAGATTATGGGGAAAAATATTTTGATGCATATCTTGAAAAACAACCCAAGTCAGTAAATGTAATTTGTGATAAGGCATTATCAAGATTCAATAAAGGCCATGTAGATGAATCAATTGAATATATGGATAAAGCTTATGACAAGTACAAATCATATTCCAGAATAGAAAAACCTAGAATAAGCAAAAATGAAGTATTAATGGGTAAAATTGAGCTGTTAATACAAGCAAAAAAATACGATGAAGCATTAGTCAACCTAAATAACTATGAAAACATAACCAACGGCAATGAAAGATCAGATTTATACAAAGGAATAGCACTTCAAAAAACCGGAAAAAATAAAGAAGCCATTGAATATTTGGACAAATCCCTTCAAAGTGAAGACACCATCATGGCTTTAAATGCAAAGGGCGATGCATTATATGAAATTAAAGAATACAAAGAAGCTTTAAAAGCATATGATCTCTGTATACAAAAAGAAAAAAATATTAAAGATGAAGATTTGGAATTAATTACAAATTTTAATTATAAAGCTGCTTATTGTTGCATTAATCTTGGAAACGATTCAGAAGCCATTAAATATCTGAATAAAACCATCAGCTTTTTAAATGAAAAAGGCAGACTTCCAAATGATATTGAAAAAATCTACCAGAAATGTTCTTTTGAAAAAGAAAGAATCATGAAAACAGGAGAAGTTGAAGATAAAGAATTTAGAAAAACCAAATTTTTATCAGCGAAAACTGCAATTACACTCCTGATTATAATTATAATTTTATATATCATACTGAGATTATTAGGATATGGAAATTAACTCCAAAATGAGTAATTTACTTTAGATTTTTAGGCAAGTAAAAAAAATATCAAAACATTTAAATAGTATTTATAATATATGTTATAACAATTGTTATAGAAATAAATGTTAAAATTTAGGCATACCTAAAAATATAGAAACATTTATATACTATGACAACAAACTTTAATACAAGTGACATAAATTTAGGCACGCCTAAATTTTCACTTAAACAAAACATATTATTAGTCAATAATAATACAATCTCCAAAATAAATATTTAAATATTAAATTAGTTTCTCACAATTCCTAATTTAATATTCGGGAAAATATCTGCCACATAATTCCCAAAATACAAGTCGGTGTTTATTAACTCTCCTCTAACAATAAACACCTTTTATCTCTTTTTAAAATTATTTTATAATTTATCCTGTATTTT encodes:
- a CDS encoding FeoA family protein, giving the protein MMKTLKDVKPGETVTMVKFLEEGDVELRRHLLSMGFVKGAKIKIKKVATLGDPIEMNVKGYDVCLRKEEAANIEVK
- the feoB gene encoding ferrous iron transport protein B, which codes for MTKLIVGLAGNPNVGKTSVFNKLTGMHQHVGNWPGKTVERAVGHFSHDGFDYELVDLPGNYALSAHSMEEIVSRDFIVDDDSDVIVNVVDAANLERNLYLTVQMMELGANLVIAVNMNDFAKKRGHIIDMDLMSELLGFPVIEINAKNGDGFEELLQTIEKQADNPIDSSLKLAYGDELREHLGDLKVLIEKDPDLLDVPSIWTAIKLLERDHIVIDKVKKSPQSSIIMTELDKIAGHLQSIFNESAEEVIANARYAYIDGLMAEAVKRPAVEKETPTDKIDKIVTNRILAPFIFFGVMFLLFHLTFTISAPFCEFLDYGFAMLGQYVGDHVGNEILASLLNRGIICGVGGVIVFLPQIVIMFLFLSILEDSGYLARAAFTLDKLMHVVVGLHGKAFIPMILGFGCGVPAIMATRTMENESDRLLAMMLIPFMSCSARLPIYSLFVAAFFTNNQSIILLSIYLLGIFLALLVAAVLKRTMFKGMSSPFVMELPTYKIPSLRGVLMHTWEKTKGFLRKAGTIILVASIVIWILCYLPGGEATYGLESSYLGMIGTAIAPIFAPLGFGTWQAAIALLTGLVAKELVVSTFSTLGGFEDDDETGTISVINDLFTPLSGYAFMAFCLLYVPCFATVGVIRQESNSWKWPVVMTAITLITAYIVAFLIYNLGLLAGFG
- a CDS encoding lipopolysaccharide assembly protein LapB, encoding MSDAVEQAKEYIKNEEYEQALKLARKRHGKDDIDDYINILDLLIESDYILALEEKGLYYQYYDENHDNGDYGEKYFDAYLEKQPKSVNVICDKALSRFNKGHVDESIEYMDKAYDKYKSYSRIEKPRISKNEVLMGKIELLIQAKKYDEALVNLNNYENITNGNERSDLYKGIALQKTGKNKEAIEYLDKSLQSEDTIMALNAKGDALYEIKEYKEALKAYDLCIQKEKNIKDEDLELITNFNYKAAYCCINLGNDSEAIKYLNKTISFLNEKGRLPNDIEKIYQKCSFEKERIMKTGEVEDKEFRKTKFLSAKTAITLLIIIIILYIILRLLGYGN